In one window of Marispirochaeta aestuarii DNA:
- a CDS encoding MATE family efflux transporter, with the protein MKKINEETTARENILHGNLWSVLVRISFPLVVFSLLNHVFKIFDTIIASSVGSLEVSAVIFVHQIKFVFDSVSLGLAAGGSIVVARHFGAYDDEQAGRSAGNLIFISLSMALVLVLLILFNNPILGMSRTPPELMPTARGFLTVELLTSALSCINMVFIGIERAKGHSRLIMILNLMVMLIKLGLSCVFVYLLKTGVIMLAISSLIAQAFMLSIAFRRMRAPENPLRITRVTLKPRVADLKPLLALSLPIMVERFAFSFGKLWMNALSAFYGGLAVGALGISNQVSGTVIITSNGVMDGNTTIIAQNLGNQSHRRALGSFYRTLVINIAIGAAGFIIVGLLMDPLGRLFGAGDPVFIGKIKTILSYERWAFVSLTLSSALFSLFYGFGMAKVILVINVLRLFLFRLPPLIILRDYLDLGYESIGMTMLLSNLLTGISALTAVFIFRKRFWPSIAGDRKKYKEAAKG; encoded by the coding sequence CCTCCACGGTAATCTATGGTCCGTTCTTGTCCGAATCTCCTTTCCCCTGGTGGTATTCAGTCTTCTGAATCATGTGTTCAAGATTTTCGACACCATCATTGCCTCTTCCGTCGGCTCCCTGGAGGTTTCGGCGGTAATCTTCGTGCATCAGATCAAGTTTGTCTTTGATTCGGTGAGCCTTGGGCTGGCTGCGGGAGGCAGTATAGTTGTGGCCCGTCACTTTGGTGCCTATGATGATGAACAGGCCGGACGTTCCGCGGGTAATCTTATCTTTATCAGTCTCTCCATGGCCCTGGTGCTGGTCCTGCTTATTCTGTTCAATAATCCCATCCTCGGGATGTCCCGAACCCCGCCGGAGCTGATGCCCACCGCCCGGGGTTTTCTGACCGTGGAACTCCTTACATCCGCCCTGAGCTGCATCAACATGGTCTTTATCGGGATCGAGCGGGCCAAAGGTCACAGCAGGCTGATAATGATCCTTAACCTGATGGTAATGCTGATCAAACTGGGCCTCTCCTGTGTTTTTGTCTACCTCCTGAAGACCGGGGTGATAATGCTGGCGATATCCTCCCTGATTGCCCAGGCTTTTATGCTCAGCATCGCTTTCAGACGCATGAGGGCCCCGGAGAATCCTCTTCGGATAACCCGGGTTACTCTGAAACCGAGAGTTGCCGACCTTAAGCCCCTTCTGGCCCTTTCGCTGCCGATTATGGTTGAGCGCTTTGCTTTCAGTTTCGGAAAGCTCTGGATGAACGCCCTGTCGGCTTTTTACGGCGGCCTCGCCGTGGGTGCCCTGGGAATTTCCAATCAGGTTTCCGGGACGGTAATAATCACTTCCAACGGGGTTATGGACGGCAATACCACGATCATCGCCCAGAACCTGGGTAATCAGTCTCACCGGCGGGCCCTGGGTTCCTTTTACCGGACCCTGGTCATCAACATCGCCATCGGCGCAGCAGGGTTTATTATCGTGGGGCTCCTTATGGATCCCCTGGGGCGTCTGTTTGGTGCCGGAGACCCGGTGTTTATCGGGAAGATCAAGACCATCCTCTCCTATGAACGCTGGGCCTTTGTCTCCCTGACCTTGTCCAGCGCCCTGTTTTCGCTGTTTTACGGATTCGGTATGGCCAAGGTAATTCTGGTCATTAACGTTCTGCGGCTCTTCCTGTTCAGGCTGCCGCCCCTGATAATCCTCCGGGATTATCTCGACCTGGGATACGAAAGCATCGGTATGACCATGCTCCTGAGCAATCTGCTCACCGGAATCAGCGCCCTTACGGCTGTGTTCATATTCCGCAAAAGGTTCTGGCCTTCTATTGCGGGAGACCGGAAAAAATATAAAGAGGCGGCAAAGGGATGA